In Papio anubis isolate 15944 chromosome 17, Panubis1.0, whole genome shotgun sequence, the following are encoded in one genomic region:
- the SLC16A3 gene encoding monocarboxylate transporter 4 isoform X1, with product MGGAVVDEGPTGVKAPDGGWGWAVLFGCFVITGFSYAFPKAVSVFFKELMREFGIGYSDTAWISSILLAMLYGTGPLCSVCVNRFGCRPVMLVGGLFASLGMVAASFCRSIIQVYLTTGVITGLGLALNFQPSLIMLNRYFSKRRPMANGLAAAGSPVFLCALSPLGQLLQDRYGWRGGFLILGGLLLNCCVCAALMRPLVAAAQPGSGPPRSSRRLLDLSVFRDRGFVLYAVAASVMVLGLFIPPVFVVSYAKDLGVPDTKAAFLLTVLGFIDIFARPAAGFVAGLGKVRPYSVYLFSFSMFFNGLADLAGSTAGDYGGLVVFCIFFGISYGMVGALQFEVLMAIVGTHKFSSAIGLVLLMEAVAVLIGPPSGGKLLDATHVYKYVFILAGAEVLTSSLILLLGNFFCIRKKPKEPQPEVAAAEEEKLHKPPVDSGVDLREVEHFLKAEPEKNGEVIHTPETSV from the exons ATGGGAGGGGCCGTGGTGGACGAGGGCCCCACAGGCGTCAAGGCCCCCGACGGCGGCTGGGGCTGGGCCGTGCTCTTCGGCTGCTTCGTCATCACCGGCTTCTCCTACGCCTTCCCCAAGGCCGTCAGCGTCTTCTTCAAGGAGCTCATGCGGGAGTTCGGGATCGGCTACAGCGACACAGCCTGGATCTCCTCCATCCTGCTGGCCATGCTCTACGGGACAG GCCCACTCTGCAGTGTGTGCGTGAACCGCTTTGGCTGCCGGCCCGTCATGCTTGTGGGGGGCCTCTTTGCGtccctgggcatggtggctgcgTCCTTTTGCCGGAGCATCATCCAGGTCTACCTCACCACTGGGGTCATCACTG GGTTGGGTTTGGCGCTCAACTTCCAGCCCTCGCTCATCATGCTGAACCGCTACTTCAGCAAGCGGCGCCCCATGGCCAACGGGCTGGCGGCAGCAGGCAGCCCCGTCTTCCTGTGTGCCCTGAGCCCGCTGGGGCAGCTGCTGCAGGACCGCTACGGCTGGCGGGGCGGCTTCCTCATCCTGGGCGGCCTGCTGCTCAATTGCTGCGTGTGCGCCGCACTCATGAGGCCCCTGGTGGCTGCGGCCCAGCCGGGCTCGGGGCCGCCGCGATCCTCCCGGCGCCTGCTAGACCTGAGCGTCTTCCGGGACCGCGGCTTCGTGCTGTACGCGGTGGCCGCCTCGGTCATGGTGCTGGGGCTCTTCATCCCGCCCGTGTTCGTGGTGAGCTACGCCAAGGACCTGGGCGTGCCGGACACCAAGGCCGCCTTCCTGCTCACTGTCCTGGGCTTCATTGACATCTTCGCGCGGCCGGCTGCGGGCTTTGTGGCGGGGCTTGGGAAGGTGCGGCCCTACTCCGTCTACCTCTTCAGCTTCTCCATGTTCTTCAACGGCCTCGCAGACCTGGCGGGCTCCACGGCCGGCGACTACGGCGGCCTGGTGGTCTTCTGCATCTTCTTCGGCATCTCCTACGGCATGGTGGGGGCCCTGCAGTTCGAGGTGCTCATGGCCATCGTGGGCACCCACAAGTTCTCCAGCGCCATCGGCCTGGTGTTGCTGATGGAGGCGGTGGCCGTACTCATCGGGCCCCCATCAGGAG GCAAGCTCCTGGATGCGACCCACGTCTACAAGTACGTGTTCATCCTGGCGGGGGCCGAGGTGCTCACCTCCTCCCTGATTCTGCTGCTGGGCAACTTCTTCTGCATTAGGAAGAAGCCCAAGGAGCCACAGCCCGAGGTGGCGGCCGCGGAGGAGGAGAAGCTCCACAAACCTCCTGTAGACTCGGGGGTGGACTTGCGGGAGGTGGAGCATTTCCTGAAGGCTGAGCCTGAGAAAAACGGGGAGGTGATTCACACCCCGGAAACGAGTGTCTGA
- the SLC16A3 gene encoding monocarboxylate transporter 4 isoform X2, translating to MVRQAGCGEGSEGVRSHARNPSDSPNKGPCPCAGPASSYMFALEAKLGRHGGPTRMGSADTLAGGTQGKGAGVEPHRLRGACTAGLLLPPGALVHSSLEKLSRLDQTTQGLRLQLPGEAEPTLSAMGGAVVDEGPTGVKAPDGGWGWAVLFGCFVITGFSYAFPKAVSVFFKELMREFGIGYSDTAWISSILLAMLYGTGPLCSVCVNRFGCRPVMLVGGLFASLGMVAASFCRSIIQVYLTTGVITGLGLALNFQPSLIMLNRYFSKRRPMANGLAAAGSPVFLCALSPLGQLLQDRYGWRGGFLILGGLLLNCCVCAALMRPLVAAAQPGSGPPRSSRRLLDLSVFRDRGFVLYAVAASVMVLGLFIPPVFVVSYAKDLGVPDTKAAFLLTVLGFIDIFARPAAGFVAGLGKVRPYSVYLFSFSMFFNGLADLAGSTAGDYGGLVVFCIFFGISYGMVGALQFEVLMAIVGTHKFSSAIGLVLLMEAVAVLIGPPSGGKLLDATHVYKYVFILAGAEVLTSSLILLLGNFFCIRKKPKEPQPEVAAAEEEKLHKPPVDSGVDLREVEHFLKAEPEKNGEVIHTPETSV from the exons ATGGTCAGGCAGGCTGGATGTGGGGAGGGTTCGGAAGGAGTGAGGAGCCACGCGCGGAACCCCTCAGACTCTCCCAACAAAGGTCCTTGCCCTTGTGCGGGTCCTGCCTCTAGTTACATGTTTGCCTTAGAGGCAAAGTTGGGCCGTCACGGAGGACCCACCAGGATGGGGTCTGCGGACACACTTGCAGGAGGAACCCAAGGAAAGGGGGCGGGGGTGGAGCCCCACAGATTGCGTGGAGCTTGCACAGCAGGCCTGCTGCTGCCTCCCGGGGCGCTGGTTCACAGCAGTCTGGAGAAGCTGAGCCGGCTGGACCAGACCACCCAAGGTCTCAGGTTGCAGCTCCCTG GTGAGGCGGAACCGACCCTCTCGGCCATGGGAGGGGCCGTGGTGGACGAGGGCCCCACAGGCGTCAAGGCCCCCGACGGCGGCTGGGGCTGGGCCGTGCTCTTCGGCTGCTTCGTCATCACCGGCTTCTCCTACGCCTTCCCCAAGGCCGTCAGCGTCTTCTTCAAGGAGCTCATGCGGGAGTTCGGGATCGGCTACAGCGACACAGCCTGGATCTCCTCCATCCTGCTGGCCATGCTCTACGGGACAG GCCCACTCTGCAGTGTGTGCGTGAACCGCTTTGGCTGCCGGCCCGTCATGCTTGTGGGGGGCCTCTTTGCGtccctgggcatggtggctgcgTCCTTTTGCCGGAGCATCATCCAGGTCTACCTCACCACTGGGGTCATCACTG GGTTGGGTTTGGCGCTCAACTTCCAGCCCTCGCTCATCATGCTGAACCGCTACTTCAGCAAGCGGCGCCCCATGGCCAACGGGCTGGCGGCAGCAGGCAGCCCCGTCTTCCTGTGTGCCCTGAGCCCGCTGGGGCAGCTGCTGCAGGACCGCTACGGCTGGCGGGGCGGCTTCCTCATCCTGGGCGGCCTGCTGCTCAATTGCTGCGTGTGCGCCGCACTCATGAGGCCCCTGGTGGCTGCGGCCCAGCCGGGCTCGGGGCCGCCGCGATCCTCCCGGCGCCTGCTAGACCTGAGCGTCTTCCGGGACCGCGGCTTCGTGCTGTACGCGGTGGCCGCCTCGGTCATGGTGCTGGGGCTCTTCATCCCGCCCGTGTTCGTGGTGAGCTACGCCAAGGACCTGGGCGTGCCGGACACCAAGGCCGCCTTCCTGCTCACTGTCCTGGGCTTCATTGACATCTTCGCGCGGCCGGCTGCGGGCTTTGTGGCGGGGCTTGGGAAGGTGCGGCCCTACTCCGTCTACCTCTTCAGCTTCTCCATGTTCTTCAACGGCCTCGCAGACCTGGCGGGCTCCACGGCCGGCGACTACGGCGGCCTGGTGGTCTTCTGCATCTTCTTCGGCATCTCCTACGGCATGGTGGGGGCCCTGCAGTTCGAGGTGCTCATGGCCATCGTGGGCACCCACAAGTTCTCCAGCGCCATCGGCCTGGTGTTGCTGATGGAGGCGGTGGCCGTACTCATCGGGCCCCCATCAGGAG GCAAGCTCCTGGATGCGACCCACGTCTACAAGTACGTGTTCATCCTGGCGGGGGCCGAGGTGCTCACCTCCTCCCTGATTCTGCTGCTGGGCAACTTCTTCTGCATTAGGAAGAAGCCCAAGGAGCCACAGCCCGAGGTGGCGGCCGCGGAGGAGGAGAAGCTCCACAAACCTCCTGTAGACTCGGGGGTGGACTTGCGGGAGGTGGAGCATTTCCTGAAGGCTGAGCCTGAGAAAAACGGGGAGGTGATTCACACCCCGGAAACGAGTGTCTGA